Genomic segment of Paenibacillus sp. FSL R5-0912:
TAACGGGAAAAACAATCCGCGAGGACTTAAGCAAGCTGGAGGAACAAGGACTGATCATGCGTGTACACGGCGGAGCTGTGCTGGCACAGAGCGATCAATTCGGGATTCTGCCCTCCAAAGACCCGCTGGATAAATATTCCGAGGAGAAATCGGAGATTGCCCTGCGTGCGCTGGCACATATCGCCAAGGATGACATTATTGCACTCGACGGCGGGAGCACCACGCTTGAGATTGCCCGGCGGCTGGAGAATATGCCCCTGACAGTCATTACCAACGATGTGTATATCATCAGCGAGCTGGTTCCCAAAGACAACATACGTCTGGTCGTTCCCGGAGGGTACCGTGTCCGCAACATGCTGGCCGGCCCTGAAGCTGTCTCCTATGTACAGAAGCTTAATATTCAAAAAGCCTTTCTCTCGGCGACAGCCGTTCATATTGAGCATGGCCTGTCCATCTATACCGGAGATTTAATCGATTTCAAACAAGCCTTAGTATCCACGGCCCGCCAGGTATTCGCCGCTTGCGATCATCACAAATTCGGGCATACCGCTCTGCGCACCTTTGCTTCACTGCAGGAAGTCGATGTGCTGCTTACAGACAGCGGGCTTGCGCCCGAGACGGTGGAGCTGTTCCGCAAGGCAGGCGTCAACATCGAGTGCGGGTAGTTTAAATACACATTTAAGCCTTATAAGCGATACTCAATTATGCAACTTAAAGGAGAGAATTATAATATGTCATCTTTATTCAGTTTGGCAGGTAAAACAGCAATCGTAACGGGTGCTGCCCAGGGTCTTGGACAAGGGATCGCCCTTGCCTTCGCAGAAGCTGGCGCAGATGTAATCTCCGCTTCCCTTAATGGGAGTGAAGAGACTGTTTCAGCAGCTGAAGCTTTTGGCGTTAAGGCACTAAGCATTGCTACTGATCTGAGCGATCATTCCAAGCTTCAGGGCATGTTCGACGAAGCTGTTGCCTTCACAGGCAAAGTTGACATCCTCGTGAACTGCGCAGGTATGATCCGCCGTACGCCAGCCAAGGATCACAGTGAAAAAGACTGGTTCGACGTCATCAACCTCAACCAGAACACTGTATTCCTGCTGTCCCAGATCGCCGGCCGCCACTTCCTTGAAAGAGGCAACGGAAAAATCATCAACATCTGCTCCATGCTCTCCTATCAGGGCGGCATCAACGTACCAGGCTACACAGCAAGTAAGCATGCCGTAGCAGGTCTGACTAAAGCATTCGCTAACGAATGGGCTGGTTCCGGTCTGAACATCAACGCCATCGCTCCAGGATATATGGCTACTGAGAACACAGCTCCAATCCGTGCCGATCAGAGCCGTTCCGATTCAATTCTTGACCGCATTCCAGCCGGACGCTGGGGAACTGCTGAAGATGTTAAGGGCCCTGCTGTGTTCCTGGCATCTGCGGCTTCCGACTACCTGAACGGACATATCCTTAATGTAGACGGCGGATGGCTGGCCAGATAATTCCGGCTCGGAATTTTTGAACAACAGCACCATAAATTGATTCGGCTTGCTCCAACTATAGAGATAATAAGCGCCGTATATACAAACTGAGCGCGTATAGATAGGATTGTTCATAGTTTAGCGGCGGCTGTTCAGAGCAACTGCTAAACACATCAAACCCCGGATGCTTCACTTATGCACCGGGGTTCTTTGTATGCTTAATCCGACCCATCCCTTATCGGAACACGATGAACTCGTCAGGATTGGTACGGATGTAACCAGCGATGATCCGCAGACTATGTGCAGTAAACGGAGCATCTTCAAAAAACTGCAATCCCTCCAGCACACTGCTCCAGTATCCCGGCTGATCCAGCAGATAACTGAGCCACCCGTAGTATTCTTCCGCAGACTTAGAGCTGTGGTCATACAGAATCCGGAACATACAGAGCGCCCTCTGTCCCCTGCTTAGCTGTGCAATTGCTTCATTCTTCACCGCCGGAGATTTCGCGCGGATCTTCATGAACGTGGGTTCCATGCAGGCATAGTCGAGCCGTTCGTCACTAAGCGAGTTGAATGTAGTAAGCTCCATGGGTACTGGCTGCATTATTCGTCCTCCCTGACAGTCAAGAATATAGAGCATGCCTGAACAATGGCTACATACAAGAAATGCAGGATAAGTATCCCTATGAAGATTAGTCCGGTAACCGGTGCCGGCTCGTCCTCATGTACTGTCATGGGAAAGAGCGCAGCGAACAGGTAGACGAATAAGCTGAAATAGGCAAACCAGAGCAAACTCGTAATCATAGCTATTCTCCGGTTGTCCAGTATTCGCCGGGTTACATACACGATCAGAATTCCGGTCAGCAAAAAGCCTGCGATATTGATTAGCGTGACCGAACGCTCAACCTTCCCGTACTCCCATCCGGTGATCCGGCTAATCCTCAGTGCATTTCCAATCAGCTCAATGGCTGCAAAGACCGGCAGAGCCAAGATGATGCTGGCCAGATTTAGCTTAACCAAATATTTCATCGTTCTCCTCCTGAGCCGTACATTCCCTCTACCACACCTTCATTTGAATATTACTGTATTTCTGTATCTATGGTAAGCTGTAAAAAATATAATCGTCAAGACCCGCTGCATTCCGCATCCTGCTTTGACGCAATTGGTGAAGGAGCTTCTGTATGACCGAAGAGATACTAACTACATTTGATGAGCAAGGTAATAGAACCGGAACCGCTCCCCGCGATGAGGTACACCGCCACGGTCTCTGGCACGAGACCTTTCATTGCTGGTTTGTCCGTCAGGCTGACAATGGACTGATGATTTACCTCCAGCTGCGCAGCCGGCACAAAAGAGATTATGCCGGACTGCTCGATATCACTGCCGCCGGCCATCTGATGGCTGATGAGACGGTGGAGGATGGGGTCCGGGAGGTACAGGAGGAGCTGGGCCTTAGGCTTGCTTTTGACGAATTAAAACCTTTGGGAATTATCCCCTACCAGATGGATACAGCCGGGTTTATGGACCGGGAGCGGGCGAATGTTTTTGTTTACGAGAACAATTATGCTCTCAGTGACTTCTCGCTGCAGCAGGAAGAGGTAGCAGGGATCGTCCAGGCCCGCTTCGCCGAGTTCCGCAGCTTCATCGCTGGGGCAAGCAGCACTCTACATGTGCAAGGCTTCCGGGTAACCGATGACAGTGAATGGGCCGAAATTAATGAACGGGTAAACCACGCACAGCTCGTACCGCATGAGCCAGCTTACTATTTGCGGGTGATTGAGGGAATCGAAGCTCTTTACAGCAGGGAATGACGTCCAGATTTCAAACCTATTTGCTTACTCAGCTGCTTCCACGGCAAAATGTCAGGCGTAATGCTCAAACTAAATCCTTTAGATGGATTTAATACATTTATTTTTCGTCGAACGAATTGATTCCTGGCATTACGTGGATAAACAGCATCTGCTTCACTGCATTTTAGAGGCTTATCATATCATTCAAAAAGGCAGAACCCGATTTTTAGCGGGTCCTGCCTTTTTGAACTCATTGCTTATATTTTCAGCCTGCTTTATGACTTAGCAGCTTGCCGTTTCAGCATAACCAGCCCGTTGACCGGCAGCTTCAGCTCTGTAGGTGCAGCAGCACCGGATTCGAGGTCCGTATACTCCTGACCATCCAGCGTTACCACTTGCTCGTTGCCGCTGAAATTCTGCACAAATACATAATCATGCTCGCCGTCACTGCGCAGCTGAGCCGTTACTCCTGTAGGAAGCTCGGTGTTCAGGGAGCGGCTGATGCGTTCTTTGCCGGTAATTGCGGCGTACAGATCTACATAGAACTGCGGGTCCTTCACCCGTGTGGCCAGATGATAGGCTTTGCCTGCCCCCAGCTTGTTCACGGTCAGTGCCGGACGTCCGGCGTAGAAGTCGCTGCGGTAATGCCCCAGCGCTTCTGCACCCTCCAGATGGATCAGCTCAGCGATTTCATGCGCATCATAGTCTCCGGTCAGCTTCAGGGTGTTGCCAGGGTCCATCACGAGGCCGTTCAGATCGCGGCTGTGCAGACCTTCTGTCTCTTCTGCCCAGATACCCAGGGTTCTGCGCAGCGGTCCAGGGAAGCCGCCCAGGTGGCACAGGTCCGTCTCGCCTACGACTCCCGACCAATAGGTGGCCAGGAATGTGCCGCCCTGCTCCACGTACTTCTCAATCCGCTTGCCATTTTCTTCGCTGATCAAGTATAGCATTGGCGCAATGACCAGCTTGTAGCCGGACAGATCATCACCGGAGCCGACCACATCCACCGGAATCCCCAGCTCCCACAATCCACGGTAATGCTGAAGCACAGTCTCTTCATATTTCAGCCCGGAATTGCGGATACCCTGGGCATCCTTAACCGCCCAGCGGTTGTCCCAGTCGAACAGGATGGCTGTTTCGGCAGGAGTGGTTGTACCGACTACATCCGTTAATCCTGCCAGCGTACGCCCAACCTCAGCCACATCTCTGAATACACGGGTCTCCGCATGTCCGCTGTGATCGACAACTGCGCCGTGGAACTTCTCGCTGGAGCCGCGGCTTTTGCGCCACTGGAAGTATTGTACGGAGTCCGAACCATGGGCTACCGCCTGCAGGGAGGACAGCTTGTGCATACCCGGACGCTTCAGCTTGCTGACAATCTGCCAGTTCGTGAGCGAAGGTGTGCTTTCCATCAGCAGGAACGGTTTCTTTTTGAAGCTGCGGTACATATCGTGATGCATCGCCGTCCAGGCCGCCAGCCGGGCATCATCATCATCCTCGGTATACCCCCAGTCCGGATAAGCATCCCAGGAGACCACATCAAGGATCT
This window contains:
- a CDS encoding DeoR/GlpR family DNA-binding transcription regulator, with translation MNPIRRHEMIMEVMLNQKDVTVNELSDKLQVTGKTIREDLSKLEEQGLIMRVHGGAVLAQSDQFGILPSKDPLDKYSEEKSEIALRALAHIAKDDIIALDGGSTTLEIARRLENMPLTVITNDVYIISELVPKDNIRLVVPGGYRVRNMLAGPEAVSYVQKLNIQKAFLSATAVHIEHGLSIYTGDLIDFKQALVSTARQVFAACDHHKFGHTALRTFASLQEVDVLLTDSGLAPETVELFRKAGVNIECG
- the kduD gene encoding 2-dehydro-3-deoxy-D-gluconate 5-dehydrogenase KduD: MSSLFSLAGKTAIVTGAAQGLGQGIALAFAEAGADVISASLNGSEETVSAAEAFGVKALSIATDLSDHSKLQGMFDEAVAFTGKVDILVNCAGMIRRTPAKDHSEKDWFDVINLNQNTVFLLSQIAGRHFLERGNGKIINICSMLSYQGGINVPGYTASKHAVAGLTKAFANEWAGSGLNINAIAPGYMATENTAPIRADQSRSDSILDRIPAGRWGTAEDVKGPAVFLASAASDYLNGHILNVDGGWLAR
- a CDS encoding NUDIX hydrolase; translation: MTEEILTTFDEQGNRTGTAPRDEVHRHGLWHETFHCWFVRQADNGLMIYLQLRSRHKRDYAGLLDITAAGHLMADETVEDGVREVQEELGLRLAFDELKPLGIIPYQMDTAGFMDRERANVFVYENNYALSDFSLQQEEVAGIVQARFAEFRSFIAGASSTLHVQGFRVTDDSEWAEINERVNHAQLVPHEPAYYLRVIEGIEALYSRE
- a CDS encoding beta-galactosidase; protein product: MNSKVPAISSKAPVMLHGADYNPEQWLKYPEVLKEDIRMMKLAGCNVMSVGIFSWVSLEREEGVFTFDWLDQLLDTFKDNGIYAFLATPSGARPAWMSEKYPEVLRVERNRVRNLHGVRHNHCFTSPVYREKTALMNSKLAERYAHHPAVIGWHISNEFGGECHCDYCQNAFREWLKVKYKGDLDELNHAWWATFWSHTYTSWEQIESPAPHGETQVHGLNLDWRRFVSDQTINFCQHEIDSVRSFNPELPVTTNMHMIDGIDYRNLAKILDVVSWDAYPDWGYTEDDDDARLAAWTAMHHDMYRSFKKKPFLLMESTPSLTNWQIVSKLKRPGMHKLSSLQAVAHGSDSVQYFQWRKSRGSSEKFHGAVVDHSGHAETRVFRDVAEVGRTLAGLTDVVGTTTPAETAILFDWDNRWAVKDAQGIRNSGLKYEETVLQHYRGLWELGIPVDVVGSGDDLSGYKLVIAPMLYLISEENGKRIEKYVEQGGTFLATYWSGVVGETDLCHLGGFPGPLRRTLGIWAEETEGLHSRDLNGLVMDPGNTLKLTGDYDAHEIAELIHLEGAEALGHYRSDFYAGRPALTVNKLGAGKAYHLATRVKDPQFYVDLYAAITGKERISRSLNTELPTGVTAQLRSDGEHDYVFVQNFSGNEQVVTLDGQEYTDLESGAAAPTELKLPVNGLVMLKRQAAKS